The Thalassomonas actiniarum genome contains the following window.
AAAAGGAAAAAACCGATAAAAACAAAACACTAGAACAGGCATTTGCTTTTGCACCTAAAAAGCATTTCACTATGCCTACACCATTGTAAGAAATTTCTTACAAAAAGCTTCTGCTTCTCCCCCAGGCCCGCATCTGTGTTGTTTATTGTTTAACCAAGTCAGCGATAAAATGATTTTTCTTTTGATTCTCCCCTGATTTTTGCCAGATTCACGCAGACACAGGTGCAAAAATTAGTTAATCTTGCGTTAATTTATTTTGGAGGTCTTGTGCAGCTATTAAAGTCGATTTTTTGTTTATCCGGATTTGATAATCGTCAGCGTTATGGCGCTATCTGCGGCATCAGTTATCTGAGTTTTATCCTGATGAGCGCGATACTCACCGGTTATATGATCAGTTCAGCCATCGTTTTATTTATTGCTGTTATGGTTTGCGTATTCTCCACCAAGCGCCGTTTACAAGATGCCCGGCTCAATAAAAACTGGAGCGCCGCCCCCGGCGTTATTTTTGCCCTGACAGGTTTAGTGATTATTACCGTCAATCACGCCGGTGCCTATTGGCTGCTGCTTATTCCTATGGCGCTCTCGGCCCTGTTATTAACCTACCCCGGTAAACCCGAAAAAAGCTATCAACTAGGTTATAACGGCCCCGTTGATTTACATGGCTTTAGCCGGCCCCATAGCCGCAGCAGCCAGGGCAATAGCCGGATAGAGCCGACATTGACCGGTTCAACGGATGCTGAGCAGACAATAGCCATTGACAGCAGTGAACAGGTATTTCCCCCCTCAGAAGAAGCAGCTACGGCATCAGGAGAAAGTTTTAGCACAGCTTCAACGCAAGCAGATCCCGGCGAACAAATCCGCCTGTTGCTGCTTAATAAAAAAAATGCCCTCTATGCCGGAGGCGTAATACTCACTTTTATCATCACAGGTATCGTGATGTCTCTGTTCTTTTCTGGCGGCGATAGCCAGGCAGAAGTCTCAAGTGACGCCGCAGCTGTGCGGACGCAGGCACAACAGGATGAGAAATTACACCAGATTGATCTACCCGATAACTTCTCGTTACTGCTCAACCAATACCAGGGGGTGATCATCAACTGGCAATCGGATAAAACCGAACAAACGCAAATATGGTCTGTAAAAACCGCTCAAGGTGACAGCAGCTGTGAGAGCATTACCTTCAATAACGGTGAGTCATACCGCACATATGGTGTTACTACAGAAATGGGAGATAACTATTTCGCCAGTTTCTCTCCCCTGGACACAAAAGCCCTGTTACAGGCAATAGCTTTTCGCGGTCACTTCCGTTTATGCGGCTATAAGTTTTCATTGAAGGGCAGCCAGGCGGTATTGGGGAAAAACAATCATTACGCCCAGTTTATTGACTATTAAGCTATCTGGCTTATATCCTGGTGGCGGCAGGAACTAAAGTTTTCCGGGATGCTAAAAGCAAGCACTGAGCTTATGCCGGAAGCCCTGCCGGTAGCCCAAACTGAAAAACGACCAGGCATAAAAAAATGCGGCTCTATGAGCCGCATTTATTTAACTAGCTTAGTGCTTCCTGCACATATTTAGTGTTCCCACACTTTATATCCCTAAAATATCTATCCCTAGTATATTTTGATGAATCCCTTCATCCTCCTTAAGCCGTCCCGGGCAATATATCGTCCTGATATATTCACATTACTGTGTGTTCCCTGTGCTATCCATTTGCATCATCCTTAAGTTAACCGTCCTTGATCAACTCACTTCCCTGTTATATCTTCCTTTTGCGGATATCCGATCCACAAGACATCATCCTTAATGCCTCCCTTTACAGAGTATCCTTCTCTGTGTCGTCCTGACATGGTTAATAATACGCGATTTTCAGAATTAACTTAGTAAGGCAAAAAATATAATATTCTGCAACTTAATTGCAACAAAGCTTAATGAAAATTTATTCAAGTTCTTTCAACATGTTACAAAACAATACAGAGAAAAATGTGACATCATCAACCAAGATATCTTACGCCGATGTAGGAGATGTCGCACAGCAAGAGGTAAAATTAAAGTAAAGCTGTTCACAGGCCAAAGCGGGTAAGCGTTTGCACTTAACCCATTAAGCGAAAAAAAATTAAAAACAAAGCAAATAATCAGCCTTAAAAAAGGCAACCGGCGCAGTGTTGAAACCTGTATCAGGGGAAATGCTGAGAAAAAATAGACAAAAAAAGCAAGTCCCGGGAACCTGCTTTAGACAAGTGAACTTTAGTAGTAGTTTGCTATGAAAGGAGAAAGTTTAGCCCTGACTTTTTGTCTGTTCACGATTTTTCTGTTCACGGTAATGTACCATCAGGGCGCCACTGACATTACCAACATTGATTTCACGAATAAACTGATAATCGACATCTTTAAAAAACTCCCGGTATTTTTCCGATGTCGCATACACAGCAACCCCTTCACTGTCCGGATGTTCTTCCAGTACAGTCGACACCGCCGCCATAAGATAATGGCCAAAGCCATAATGCTGGTGCAAAGGATGAATGGCAATAAAAGATAACATATGGAATTTTTCCAACGGCACCGCTGATAAAATGATCTCTTCCTTTTCGATCATTTGTTTGGTGCTGAAATAACCGGCGCTTAATAACATTTTCAAGCGCCAATGCCAGAAGCGCTCGGAGCCAAAACCGTCGTCCGGACCGTTTAAACAGGCAACCCCCACCATGGCCTCACCAAGGTACAAGCCAACCATAGGCTGCCTTGCATGCCAAAAGGCCCCCAGCTCTTCCCGGATTGAAGCACGCAACCTTTGTTCATAGTCTTCCTTTTCACCATTGAAGATCTCTAAGAATACCGGATCATCATGATATGCCTGGTATAATAAAGATGCCGCCAATTTAAGGTCTTCAGCAGCAAGATAAGTTGCTCTTACTTTTGCCTTGGTCGGCGCAGTTGCCACATTTGTCATCTAACTCCCCCATCACACTTTGCTTTGATTAAATGCTGATTTATTTTTATTTTACTTCTTTAACAACTCCAACTTACCATAACAGGGTTTTTTAAATTAGGTCAAATAGTATTCACATGAGCATAAATTAAACAACTATAATTAAAAAAGTTAAACTTGAAGGGGAAAAATTAATGGATCGTTCTAACCATACCCTGGCTTGTCTGTTTGCTCAGCTGGGATTAGATAACAAAGATACATGTATCAATGACTTTATAAATAAAAATA
Protein-coding sequences here:
- a CDS encoding GCN5 family acetyltransferase, yielding MTNVATAPTKAKVRATYLAAEDLKLAASLLYQAYHDDPVFLEIFNGEKEDYEQRLRASIREELGAFWHARQPMVGLYLGEAMVGVACLNGPDDGFGSERFWHWRLKMLLSAGYFSTKQMIEKEEIILSAVPLEKFHMLSFIAIHPLHQHYGFGHYLMAAVSTVLEEHPDSEGVAVYATSEKYREFFKDVDYQFIREINVGNVSGALMVHYREQKNREQTKSQG